In Nicotiana tabacum cultivar K326 chromosome 17, ASM71507v2, whole genome shotgun sequence, one DNA window encodes the following:
- the LOC142171932 gene encoding uncharacterized protein LOC142171932, producing the protein MAEQFFEVNRISFSHDDLPQEGAAHNKALHLTVKCEGYYMKRVMLDGGSGVDICPLSMLQRMKIGTERIRPNNVCVRAFDGVKRDTIWEIDLILTIGPVDFEVTFQVLDMDTSYNFLLGRPWIHAAGAVPSTLHQRVKFEHENQEIVVHGEDEQSIYRDPSVLCL; encoded by the coding sequence ATGGCTGAACAATTCTTTGAAGTTAATAGGATTTCCTTCAGCCATGATGATTTGCCCCAAGAGGGAGCcgcccacaacaaagcccttcacTTGACTGTCAAATGCGAAGGTTATTATATGAAGAGAGTCATGCTAGATGGTGGGTCTGGGGTcgacatttgccctctctcaatGCTCCAGAGGATGAAAATTGGAACAGAAAGAATCAGACCAAACAATGTATGTGTGCGCGCTTTTGATGGTGTCAAACGAGACACAATATGGgaaattgatttgattttgaccaTTGGCCCTGTGGATTTCGAAGTAACTTTCCAGGTTCTGGACATGGATACTTCATATAATTTTCTCCTaggaagaccatggattcacgctgCAGGAGCTGTGCCCTCCACTCTTCATCAAAGGGtcaaatttgaacatgaaaaccaAGAAATTGTTGTCCACGGGGAGGATGAACAGTCCATTTACAGGGACCCTTCAGTCCTATGTCTCTAA